The Mycolicibacterium mageritense genome contains a region encoding:
- a CDS encoding TetR/AcrR family transcriptional regulator: protein MSDQLDRRADHTRLQILLAASRQFACKPYSLVSLDDILADAEVTKGALYFHFRSKHALASSIVAHHAELARMSAEDVLARKLSGVETLIDISYLIAVDDIGETMARAGLNLVESIGRTDGVGSRVIQAWVQGCAEIGRRAVDDGDFTGDTDPDDVATLLVSMYLGLRQTSDLDDPARFLADLERSWRLVLPGFTNPDRQGYLTQFIRRRTALAIKKATAINPESPVSTGSV, encoded by the coding sequence GTGAGTGATCAGCTCGATCGGCGAGCGGACCACACCCGGCTCCAGATCCTGCTCGCCGCGTCGCGGCAGTTCGCGTGCAAGCCGTACAGCCTCGTGAGTCTCGACGACATCCTGGCCGACGCCGAGGTGACCAAAGGCGCGCTGTACTTCCACTTCCGCTCCAAGCACGCGTTGGCCTCGTCGATCGTGGCCCACCATGCCGAGCTCGCCCGCATGTCGGCAGAGGATGTGCTGGCCCGCAAGCTGTCGGGCGTGGAGACCCTGATCGACATCTCCTATCTGATCGCTGTGGACGACATAGGTGAAACCATGGCCCGCGCGGGCCTGAACCTCGTCGAATCGATCGGCCGCACGGACGGTGTCGGCTCCCGGGTAATCCAGGCCTGGGTGCAGGGTTGCGCCGAGATCGGACGCCGCGCGGTCGACGACGGCGACTTCACCGGGGACACCGATCCCGACGACGTCGCCACGCTGCTGGTGTCGATGTACCTGGGGCTCCGCCAGACCAGCGACCTCGACGACCCGGCCCGGTTCCTGGCCGATCTGGAGCGGAGTTGGCGGCTGGTGCTGCCCGGTTTCACCAATCCCGACCGCCAGGGTTATCTCACGCAGTTCATCCGGCGGCGCACGGCGTTGGCGATCAAGAAGGCCACGGCGATCAATCCGGAATCTCCGGTCTCCACCGGTTCGGTCTGA
- a CDS encoding FAD-binding protein — protein MDWDDEVDVVCCGTGLGILAVALAAAEDGADVLVARAAVPADVPPSQDDATPALFAGVDDPQTRDYFDSLTADAAAADPVAAGADLETRIVSEPRPLKAGGRIAPFYGSRLREWTGHCLASPYGVLYTRLTERGTTAMKTRSGEDIEVRVVGAVEPRDGASAASAVNDWLLEQLDGRVEIADDCSLQRIVFEEEQIAGVVIDTPQGSRAVRARIGLAFSTSAQPSAGSSAAEPGRALQFGLVGYNASRFGCVELLAPEPAASGGTSAYCRSNRVQDDVRETGRSHARRGRKVHRYPPFG, from the coding sequence ATGGACTGGGACGACGAGGTGGACGTCGTCTGCTGTGGCACCGGGCTCGGGATACTCGCCGTTGCCCTCGCGGCGGCCGAAGATGGCGCCGACGTCTTGGTCGCCCGTGCGGCGGTGCCGGCCGACGTGCCCCCGAGCCAGGACGACGCGACGCCGGCGTTGTTCGCAGGGGTCGACGACCCGCAAACTCGTGACTACTTCGATTCGCTGACCGCCGATGCCGCGGCAGCCGATCCGGTCGCAGCGGGCGCCGACCTGGAGACCCGCATCGTCAGCGAGCCGCGCCCGCTGAAGGCGGGTGGGCGGATCGCGCCGTTCTATGGATCCCGGTTACGTGAGTGGACCGGCCATTGCCTGGCGTCGCCGTACGGTGTGCTCTACACGCGGTTGACGGAGCGCGGGACGACCGCCATGAAGACCCGCTCCGGCGAAGACATCGAGGTGCGCGTCGTCGGTGCGGTGGAACCGCGGGACGGAGCCAGCGCGGCGTCGGCGGTCAACGACTGGCTGCTCGAGCAACTGGACGGCCGGGTGGAGATCGCCGACGATTGTTCGTTGCAGCGCATCGTGTTCGAAGAGGAACAGATCGCGGGTGTGGTGATCGACACCCCGCAGGGTTCCCGCGCCGTGCGGGCGCGCATCGGGTTGGCGTTCTCGACTTCCGCCCAGCCTTCGGCCGGGTCTTCGGCCGCAGAGCCGGGACGAGCGTTGCAGTTCGGCCTGGTGGGGTACAACGCGAGCAGGTTCGGCTGTGTCGAGCTGTTGGCCCCCGAGCCGGCCGCGTCCGGCGGCACTTCGGCGTACTGCCGGTCCAACCGGGTTCAGGACGACGTGCGGGAGACCGGCCGGTCACATGCGCGGCGCGGTCGAAAAGTGCACCGGTACCCGCCCTTTGGCTAG
- a CDS encoding putative bifunctional diguanylate cyclase/phosphodiesterase, protein MAEVPVPRSLETVVTSVATQLMAVNAATSVEVSTSVLADLVSYFDVDVSFLRHNDHKAHVTKLVAEWPPRPVDVHTDPLAVIHFADADPVFAMSENYKEPAVFRPEPATTDYQRTIEAGRHVPSTSMAAVPLLSEDITTGVLGFVKFGDRQWSTAELNALKAIASLFAQVQARIAAEERLRYLADHDDLTGLYNRRALMAHLEERLAPGQPGPVSVMFFDLDRLKAINDYLGHTAGDAFIRILAERLERGDDEPKLIARLGGDEFVVVPSVPMSVHRAEALAYRLQTVLRERVAIDGEMLTRTVSIGLAEGIPGKDSTSELLSRADAAVLNAKNAGGNKIAVFSDAMAMEIDFRNDIELHLQNVIEDGSLLLHYLPEIDMRTGEVLAAEALVRWQHPTRGLLAPDSFIGVAESINLAGELGRWVLRNACAEFARWRASGVGRRILLRINVSPVQLVTDGFVESVANAMAEFGLPRGSVCLEITESVVVQDIETTRTTLHGLKRAGVQVAIDDFGTGYSVLSMLKSLPVDTLKIDRSFVAELGSNPGDLPIVRAVIALASAFGLQLVAEGVETERAALTLLQHGCYRAQGFLLSKPILGNEMMDLLAKGRVPVHFSTAPRM, encoded by the coding sequence ATGGCGGAGGTACCCGTGCCGCGCAGTCTGGAAACGGTTGTCACCAGCGTCGCCACCCAGTTGATGGCGGTCAACGCGGCAACCTCTGTCGAGGTCAGCACGTCGGTACTGGCCGATCTCGTCTCGTATTTCGACGTCGATGTGAGTTTCCTGCGGCACAACGACCACAAGGCGCACGTGACCAAACTCGTGGCCGAGTGGCCACCGCGTCCTGTCGATGTCCACACCGACCCGCTCGCGGTCATCCACTTCGCCGATGCCGACCCGGTCTTCGCGATGTCCGAGAACTACAAGGAACCGGCCGTGTTCCGGCCCGAACCTGCCACCACGGACTATCAGCGCACGATCGAGGCCGGCCGTCATGTCCCGAGCACCTCGATGGCCGCCGTGCCGCTGCTTTCCGAAGACATCACGACGGGGGTGCTCGGCTTCGTCAAATTTGGTGACCGCCAGTGGAGTACCGCTGAGCTCAACGCGCTCAAGGCAATTGCTTCGTTGTTCGCGCAGGTTCAGGCTCGTATCGCGGCCGAGGAACGCCTGCGCTATCTCGCCGATCACGACGATCTCACCGGGCTGTACAACCGGCGCGCACTGATGGCGCACTTGGAGGAGCGGTTGGCGCCCGGCCAGCCGGGCCCGGTCTCGGTGATGTTCTTCGATCTGGACCGGCTCAAGGCCATCAACGATTACCTGGGCCATACCGCGGGCGACGCGTTCATCCGCATCCTGGCCGAGCGCCTGGAGCGCGGCGACGACGAGCCCAAGTTGATCGCCCGACTGGGCGGGGACGAGTTCGTCGTGGTGCCGAGCGTGCCGATGTCGGTACACCGTGCCGAGGCCTTGGCCTATCGGCTGCAGACGGTCTTGCGCGAACGGGTGGCGATCGACGGGGAAATGCTCACCCGCACGGTGAGTATCGGTCTGGCCGAAGGGATCCCCGGTAAAGACTCGACGTCCGAGCTGCTCAGCCGCGCCGACGCGGCGGTGCTGAACGCCAAGAATGCCGGCGGCAACAAGATCGCGGTGTTCTCCGACGCCATGGCGATGGAGATCGACTTCCGCAACGACATCGAATTGCACCTGCAGAACGTGATCGAGGACGGCTCACTGCTGCTGCACTACCTGCCCGAGATCGACATGCGGACCGGCGAGGTGCTCGCCGCCGAGGCGCTGGTGCGCTGGCAACATCCCACGCGAGGCCTGCTCGCGCCCGACTCGTTCATCGGGGTGGCCGAATCGATCAACCTCGCAGGGGAATTGGGCCGCTGGGTGCTCCGGAACGCGTGCGCCGAGTTCGCCCGGTGGCGGGCGAGCGGGGTGGGTAGGCGAATTCTGCTGCGGATCAACGTCTCTCCTGTTCAACTTGTGACCGACGGGTTCGTCGAATCGGTGGCCAACGCCATGGCAGAGTTCGGTCTGCCGCGCGGTTCGGTGTGCCTGGAGATCACCGAAAGTGTTGTGGTTCAAGACATCGAAACCACGCGCACCACGCTGCACGGCCTCAAACGCGCGGGCGTACAGGTCGCGATCGACGATTTCGGCACCGGGTACAGCGTGTTGTCGATGCTGAAATCACTGCCTGTTGACACGCTCAAGATCGATCGCAGCTTCGTGGCCGAACTCGGTTCCAACCCTGGCGATCTGCCGATCGTCCGAGCGGTGATCGCACTGGCAAGCGCGTTCGGCCTACAGCTGGTGGCCGAGGGGGTCGAAACCGAGCGGGCCGCGCTGACCCTGCTGCAGCACGGTTGCTACCGCGCCCAGGGCTTCCTGCTATCCAAGCCCATCCTCGGTAACGAGATGATGGACCTGCTAGCCAAAGGGCGGGTACCGGTGCACTTTTCGACCGCGCCGCGCATGTGA
- a CDS encoding Rv1355c family protein — MIDGIDDSTCTAVIIDGDEPSGAAMLASLRADPRITTVDTCGTQLRSLAELTPRPDADVLDEPTRWAYYPWRRTVVRILGPRGYRRLRLDRNRNLISAAEQGRLSGLKVGVVGLSVGHVVAYNLAAEGLCGQLRLTDFDELELANLNRVPASVFDLGLNKAVVAARRVAELDPYLAVQVDLDGVSARTIDDFLDGLDVVVEECDSLDAKVLVREACRARRIPVVMATSDRGVLDVERFDLDPARPLMHGLLGDIDGARLAGLSSKDKVPHVLRLLDAPELSPRMAASVVEVGKTLSTWPQLAGEVVLGATVIAEAVRRIGLGEPLTSGRVRVDVDAALDAIEDPMDRQPPDAAPPPAPADAPSDVADLIAWAATRAPSGGNVQPWHIESTRERFSVRLVTEYTTTMDVGYRGSAVALGAAAYNARVAAAAHGLTGELHWHRGDEGTPLYGIMRLSPGSDAVLAGRYEPMLQRETNRAYGSSTAIAPDTVEGLRAAAQAEGARLHILDTPTDIEAAASLLAAADRIRYLTPRLHREMFSELRWPGDPDQDAGLDVMTLGLDPGDLVLLDVLRRPEVMAKLSDWDAGTALGDDTYKRVTGSSAVAVISVQGRRLTDYAQAGSAVEAVWISAQQHGLAVQPVSPVFLYAHDDADRTELSPDHAAALRGLQQSFRRLTATERDESQALVLRLSHAPRPSVRSRRRPWARATKPVVG, encoded by the coding sequence ATGATCGACGGCATAGACGACTCGACCTGCACAGCAGTCATCATCGACGGAGACGAACCGTCCGGTGCCGCGATGCTGGCGAGCCTGCGCGCCGATCCCCGGATCACCACGGTCGACACCTGCGGAACGCAACTGCGGTCGTTGGCCGAGTTGACACCCAGGCCCGACGCCGACGTGCTCGACGAGCCGACCAGGTGGGCGTACTACCCGTGGCGCCGCACGGTGGTCAGGATCCTCGGGCCACGCGGGTACCGTCGGCTGCGCCTCGACCGCAACCGCAACCTGATCAGCGCCGCCGAGCAGGGCCGGCTGTCGGGGCTCAAGGTCGGTGTCGTCGGGCTCAGCGTCGGACATGTGGTGGCGTACAACCTTGCCGCCGAAGGTCTGTGCGGGCAATTGCGCCTCACCGACTTCGACGAGTTGGAGCTGGCCAACCTCAACCGGGTACCGGCCTCGGTGTTCGACCTGGGGTTGAACAAGGCCGTCGTGGCCGCCCGCAGGGTCGCCGAACTTGACCCGTACCTCGCGGTGCAGGTGGATCTCGACGGCGTGAGTGCGCGCACGATCGACGATTTCCTCGACGGGCTCGACGTCGTCGTGGAGGAATGCGACTCGCTGGATGCGAAAGTCCTTGTCCGCGAAGCGTGCCGAGCTCGTCGCATCCCCGTCGTGATGGCAACGAGCGACCGGGGCGTGCTGGATGTGGAGCGCTTCGACCTCGATCCCGCTCGACCGTTGATGCACGGGCTGCTCGGGGACATCGACGGCGCACGGCTGGCCGGGTTGTCCAGCAAGGACAAGGTGCCCCACGTGCTGCGGCTGCTCGACGCACCGGAGCTGTCGCCGCGCATGGCGGCATCGGTCGTCGAGGTCGGCAAGACGTTGTCGACCTGGCCGCAGCTGGCCGGTGAGGTTGTGCTCGGGGCGACAGTGATCGCGGAGGCTGTCCGCCGCATCGGACTGGGCGAACCGCTGACCTCCGGCCGGGTCCGTGTCGACGTCGACGCGGCACTCGATGCGATCGAGGATCCGATGGACCGGCAACCGCCTGACGCGGCGCCGCCACCCGCCCCCGCGGACGCACCGTCCGATGTCGCCGATCTCATCGCATGGGCGGCCACCCGAGCCCCGTCTGGTGGCAATGTGCAGCCGTGGCACATCGAGTCGACACGTGAGCGGTTCAGTGTGCGCCTGGTCACCGAGTACACCACGACCATGGATGTCGGCTACCGCGGCAGCGCGGTGGCACTCGGTGCGGCCGCATACAACGCCAGGGTGGCCGCGGCGGCCCACGGCTTGACCGGCGAGCTGCACTGGCATCGCGGCGACGAGGGCACGCCGCTGTACGGGATCATGCGGCTGTCCCCCGGTTCCGACGCCGTCCTCGCCGGCCGTTACGAGCCGATGCTGCAGCGCGAGACCAACCGCGCGTACGGATCGTCGACCGCCATCGCCCCCGACACCGTCGAGGGTCTGCGTGCCGCCGCCCAGGCCGAGGGCGCACGCCTGCACATCCTCGACACACCAACCGATATCGAGGCGGCGGCGAGTCTGCTCGCCGCAGCCGACCGGATCCGCTACCTCACGCCCCGACTGCACCGCGAGATGTTCTCCGAACTGCGCTGGCCCGGTGATCCGGATCAGGATGCGGGCCTGGACGTGATGACCCTGGGGCTCGATCCGGGCGACCTGGTGCTGCTCGACGTCCTGCGCCGGCCCGAGGTGATGGCCAAGCTGTCCGACTGGGACGCCGGAACCGCCCTCGGTGATGACACCTACAAGCGGGTCACGGGCAGTTCGGCCGTCGCGGTGATATCGGTGCAGGGTCGCAGGCTCACCGACTACGCACAGGCCGGCTCGGCGGTCGAGGCGGTGTGGATCAGCGCGCAGCAGCACGGACTGGCCGTCCAGCCGGTCTCCCCGGTGTTCCTCTATGCGCACGACGACGCCGATCGCACCGAACTGTCGCCGGATCACGCCGCGGCGTTGCGTGGCCTGCAGCAGTCCTTCCGCCGACTGACGGCAACCGAACGCGACGAGTCGCAGGCGTTGGTGCTCAGGTTGTCTCACGCACCACGGCCATCGGTGCGGAGCCGACGCAGGCCATGGGCGCGGGCGACCAAGCCCGTGGTCGGCTGA
- the purU gene encoding formyltetrahydrofolate deformylase, giving the protein MAEQYPLVRTLPVHDMGRLLLRCADRPGLVAAISGFLTDAGANIVSLDQHSTEQSGGTFMQRTIFHLPGLTAVRDELERAFAERVAGPFEMDFRLTEAAKPKRVALMASREDHCLLDLLWRNRRGELDMTVAMVISNHPDLAEQVRAFGVPYLYVPATKENRAEAEQRLLELLRGNVDLVVLARYMQILTPDFLDAVGCPLINIHHSFLPAFIGAAPYRRAKERGVKLVGATAHYVTGELDDGPIIEQDVVRVDHRHTVEDLVRLGADVERVVLSRAVLWHCEDRVIRFGNQTVVF; this is encoded by the coding sequence ATGGCTGAGCAATATCCCCTGGTACGCACCTTGCCGGTGCACGACATGGGCCGGCTGCTGCTGCGGTGTGCGGACCGGCCGGGACTCGTCGCGGCAATTAGCGGGTTCCTCACCGACGCCGGCGCGAACATCGTGTCGTTGGACCAACATTCCACCGAGCAGTCCGGTGGCACCTTCATGCAGCGGACGATCTTCCATCTGCCCGGCCTGACGGCCGTGCGAGACGAGCTGGAGCGCGCGTTCGCCGAACGCGTCGCGGGCCCGTTCGAGATGGACTTCCGTCTCACCGAGGCGGCCAAGCCCAAGCGCGTGGCGCTCATGGCCTCGCGGGAGGATCACTGTCTGCTCGATCTGCTCTGGCGCAACCGCCGCGGTGAGTTGGACATGACGGTGGCGATGGTGATCTCGAACCATCCCGACCTGGCCGAACAGGTGCGCGCCTTTGGCGTGCCCTATCTGTACGTACCCGCCACCAAGGAGAATCGCGCGGAGGCCGAACAGCGCCTCCTGGAGCTATTGCGTGGCAACGTCGATCTGGTGGTGCTGGCCAGGTATATGCAGATATTGACGCCCGATTTCCTGGACGCGGTCGGTTGCCCGCTCATCAATATTCACCACTCGTTCCTGCCCGCGTTCATCGGCGCCGCGCCCTACCGGCGCGCCAAGGAGCGCGGCGTCAAATTGGTCGGTGCGACTGCGCACTATGTGACCGGGGAACTCGACGACGGGCCGATCATCGAACAGGACGTGGTGCGCGTGGATCATCGCCACACCGTTGAGGATCTGGTGCGGCTGGGTGCGGATGTGGAGCGGGTGGTGTTGTCTCGCGCGGTGCTGTGGCACTGTGAGGATCGCGTGATCCGGTTCGGCAATCAGACCGTGGTCTTCTGA
- a CDS encoding MaoC family dehydratase, whose translation MKVFSGLDEFVAAQGSELGPTEWMEVTQDRVNLFADATDDHQWIHVDPEKAAGGPFGGTIAHGLLTLSLLPHFTHQMYRVDNIAMAINYGYNKVRFITPVRVGAKIRARAQVSDVARLDGAVQATMTVTVEIDGSDKPAAVAESIVRFIG comes from the coding sequence GTGAAGGTCTTCAGCGGGCTCGACGAGTTCGTCGCGGCACAGGGCAGCGAGCTCGGTCCGACCGAATGGATGGAAGTCACCCAGGACCGCGTCAACCTGTTCGCCGACGCCACTGACGACCACCAGTGGATCCACGTCGACCCGGAGAAGGCGGCAGGGGGCCCGTTCGGCGGCACCATCGCGCACGGCCTTCTCACGCTGTCCTTGCTCCCGCACTTCACCCACCAGATGTACCGGGTCGACAACATCGCCATGGCGATCAACTACGGCTACAACAAGGTTCGCTTCATCACCCCGGTGCGCGTCGGCGCCAAGATCCGCGCCCGCGCGCAGGTTTCCGACGTGGCCAGGCTCGACGGTGCGGTGCAGGCGACCATGACCGTGACGGTCGAGATCGACGGCTCGGACAAACCCGCCGCCGTCGCCGAGTCGATCGTGCGCTTCATCGGCTGA
- a CDS encoding mycofactocin-coupled SDR family oxidoreductase, producing MSDRLAGKVAFITGAARGQGRAHAVRMAKEGADIIAVDIAGPLPPSVPYDSATPEDLAETVRLVEATGKRILASAADTRDHHALRVIVDKGVAEFGRLDVIVANAGITVPEPWNETTPQSFKDVMDINVTGTWNTVMAGAQHIIDGGRGGSIILISSAAGIKMQPFMVHYTASKHAVAGMARAFAAELGKHKIRVNSLHPGAVNTPMGTGDMLAALNRANETNPGLMQMVTPFLPDYVAEPEDIADAAIWLASDESRYVTASRVAVDLGSTQF from the coding sequence ATGAGCGACCGGCTCGCGGGAAAAGTCGCCTTCATCACCGGAGCGGCCCGCGGACAGGGCCGAGCACACGCGGTCCGGATGGCCAAGGAAGGTGCCGACATCATCGCGGTCGACATCGCCGGCCCGCTGCCGCCCAGCGTGCCGTACGACTCGGCCACCCCCGAGGATCTCGCCGAGACCGTGCGTCTGGTCGAGGCCACCGGTAAGCGAATACTGGCGTCGGCAGCCGACACTCGCGACCACCACGCCCTGCGTGTCATCGTCGACAAGGGCGTCGCCGAGTTCGGCAGGCTCGACGTCATCGTCGCAAACGCCGGCATCACGGTGCCAGAACCGTGGAACGAAACCACCCCGCAATCGTTCAAAGACGTCATGGACATCAATGTCACGGGCACCTGGAACACCGTGATGGCCGGCGCCCAGCACATCATCGACGGCGGGCGCGGCGGGTCGATCATCCTGATCAGCTCGGCTGCCGGCATCAAGATGCAGCCGTTCATGGTGCATTACACCGCGAGCAAGCATGCCGTCGCAGGCATGGCCCGCGCGTTCGCAGCCGAGCTCGGCAAACACAAGATCCGCGTCAACAGCCTGCATCCGGGCGCAGTCAACACCCCGATGGGCACGGGCGACATGCTCGCCGCGCTCAACCGGGCCAACGAGACCAATCCCGGCTTGATGCAGATGGTGACGCCGTTCCTGCCGGACTACGTCGCCGAACCCGAAGACATCGCCGACGCGGCGATCTGGCTGGCCAGCGACGAGTCTCGATACGTCACTGCCAGCCGCGTCGCAGTCGACCTGGGCTCCACCCAGTTCTGA